aagggaagaggggaggagacaTTTGGACAGGGAGGTGTGCGTGGGGCCAAAGGGGCTGGGCGCCTTGTCTCCTGGCAAACGTTGCCATATCCTCAgctcctcctgctctcccctctctgccctgccttccttccatttctcagAAGCCACCCTGTAATCCACTTCTGGGaagcttatttattttgaagtctgTGACGGGGCTGCCCAGGACTATGAGGTGAGCGTGCTCAGTAATTGTTGACATTAGGAACAGAGCATGAGTTTACCAGGACAATGAAGGAGGCATTGACACCCTAGTGTTTCTGTTCCTGGGTCCTCTGTGTCTCCTTGGCCCTAAGGGAACTTATTATTCAAAGGAAAATTTTCTGTTATGCACATAGCTTATTTTCATGAAAAGATTGCGGTCCCTTAACTCCTGAGTCTGGGAGGGAGTgttgggagggggttggggaccAGCTGGGGTCTGCTGTATTCTTAGTACGTGTGACTGTTAACTTACACGTCACCTTGACTGAGCTCAGGGATGCCCAGAGAGCTGGTAAAACATTACTTCTGGCTATGTCTGAGTGGGGTTTGCAGataagattagcatttgaattggtagactgagtaaGCTTCACCCCCACTAATGTGcatgggcctcatccaatccacTGGGGGGCTTCAGTAgaataaaaaagcagaagaagGGCAAGTTGGTTCTTTTGGCTTGAGTTGGTTCATCCATTGTCTCCTATCCTTGGACATCGGTGGGCTTGGCTCTTGGGCTTTTGGAATCCCGCCAGGAATGATTCCATCAACCCCCAGTTTTTAGACCTTTCATTTTAGACAGAATTACACCTCCAGCTTTCCTGGTCCTCTGCCTGCAGACGGCAGATGGAGGGACTTCTCAACCTCCATAgttgcatgagccaattcctataataaatctcctctcctatctatcatctatctattaatcgatctatctatcatctatctgtctatcatctaaTCTATCATATTCTATTGGTCCCATTTCTCTGGGGAGCCCTAGTACAGTATGTTAGGAAAAATGACCCCAAGCCATAAACTAAGCTGGGAGATGATTTCAGTACCATCACTGAGCATTGATCAACCTTGCTTACTGTGCATTATTCAGTTTTCTAAGAACATGTTGTTTCACTTCGATATTTATGATGAACAGGTGAACATGGAGGTTTCATCTGGAAGAGATGCAGTGGTTTTTTGGTTCCCTGTAGGAAGAGAGCCCCGCTGTGTCGGCTCAGCCCAGTCTGCTCAaacctccccttttccctcccacCAGCCTCTACGACAGTcagcttttgtttctctctcttccccattaATATCATCCACATTTCCCTGGATGACGCGTTGGCCAAAGCAAATCAGTTGATTTAGGAATTTGGAGCTAGGGGCAACCCAGAAAAGCACAAACCATTCATACCCCATCCCCTGctacctcagtttctccagacAGGCAGAAATACAGGGATTTTAGCACACAAGCCAATTTTATTTGTCTCTCAGAAAGATAGTAAACCTCAGTTAACATCTGGATTTCACAAtaaatttcacttctttcttaCGCTTTTAAGATAGTAAGATTGATTTCTATTACAATGAAGAAGGGTTTTGTCTAAAGACATAAAGGTAATTAGATCTTGATTGAAGAAACCTCTATGGcctttcagctttttattttgtttaagttGGTGATTTATCGAGAAATAATAGCTCATTATTGCTATAGCACATATTCTGGTCCCTGGCTGGTTATAATGGAGATTTCTGTAGCTGGGGCTCCATTTGGCCCCATAAAGTCAATGATCACTATCTCCTTCCTATACTCAAACATCACAGGGACCATTTCTCCAACATCACACAGAAGGGCAGTATCTTCTATATAATCTTTTAGGTCGCTATGGCATTCAATGTCCCTTTCCACATTTGAGAACAGATAGGAGGAAGACAGAATCTGTCCCACTCTGGGACCACTGAAAGAGATCCTAGGGCTCTGTAAGACAGAAGTGTGGATATAGCATAGCAGAGGATGTAACATATCCATGCTGAATGGGGTCTACTGATGGATGTACAAGAGGGATGTTGCCAAACAGGTGAATATTCCTGCCTGGGGCTTGAACTTCAGGGAATGATGGGAAGGTGTAGGAACAAGTAGAGATATGTGGTTGAATGCTATAGAGGGTGGGACAGAGTGGGTAGTGTGTTGGTGGCTTTGTCCTGTGGCTGAGCAGTACTGAATGCTCAATGGGGGCAGTGCTAGCCCTAGCAATGGGGAGTGCTCAGAGGTGATGTTCCCCAATGAGGCAGCCTACACGGATCATTTCAGTGGTGTTCAGTGGTGTTTGGCCACTGTTGGTTCCTGTCCCAGCTGGAATCTCTAGGCCTCCCTTCTATTTTATGAGCTCCCAGATAACTTTCTAAcaaattccttttctgcttaaGTTAAGAACCTTAATGTGTACGGCGGCCTTGACATCTTTATTCCTTAGGCTGTAGACCAGGGGGTTCAGCATGGGGATCACAATGGTGTAGAACACGGAGAGGGTCTTGTTATAGGCTGAAGCACTTTCTGGGTTGGGTTGGACATATACAAAGAACACAGACCCAtagaagagggagagggcagtGAGGTGGGAGGCACAAGTGGAGAAAGCTTTGCGCTGTGCCTCCAGGGACCTCATCCTACAGATTGTGGCCAGGATGTAGGCATATGAGACCAAGATGGCGGACACTGTGGGAACAGTAACCAAGGCAGAAAAGAAGAGCAGGATGATGTTGGCTACCGTGGTGTCTGAGCAGGCCAGTTGGAGCACTGGGGGGATGTCACAGAAGAAGTGATCAATGATGTTGGGACCACAGTAGGGCAAGATGAAGACATTCCctgtctgcagagctgaaatgaaCACCCCCACAGCATAGGTGCCCACAACCAGCTGGGTGCACAAGCGCTTGGACATGATGGTGTGGTAGAGGAGAGGGTGGCAGATGGCCACAAATCGGTCATAGGCCATGATGGCCAAGAGCAGGCACTCCCCTGTACCGTGGAGGATCATGAAGGCCATCTGGACCACACAGCCCGCGAACGAGATGGACTGGTCCACAGTGAGGAAGCTGGTCAGCAGCCTGGGGGTGAACACGGAGGAATTGCAAATGTCCAGAAAGGAGAGCACACTCAGGaggaagtacatgggggtgtggagggcaGAGCTGGTACGGATCAGGTCTATCATGCCCAGGTTGCCCACCAGAGTCACAGTGTAGATCAGCAGGAAGACGCCAAAGAGGAGATGTTTTTGGTCGGCTTGGTCTGTGAGGCCCAGCAGGATGAATCTTGTCACCGTGGTGTGATTCTGCCCTGATGTCATTCCACTGGGGTGTTATACACAGGACAATGGCCAAGGGGCGGAGAAACAGGAATGTTAACATTCTCATCAAACAGATAGGCTTTACCATCTATCACCGAAGAGCCTGTGTATGTCCAAAGGGGagactggtccccaaaccccaCTTCAATCCCATCATGTCACACTCATGCTGAGGTTCTGAGGGTTCTCTGTCCCCCTTAGGACGACGTCTACATTCCTCAGCTTCCATACGTGTTCCTCCATGCTATCTTGCTCTCAGTTTGCAATTCTGAGTGATTTATTTCTACAAACACACTGTGTGATTACAAATGTCTGTGCCTTTTCAAAATCTAAATTTTCTTGTTGGAACGTCCTTTGATCTCTCCAAACCCAGCTTAGAGGTccatcccctccctctctctcctgattTTCACAGGTACTCTTTCAGTTAAATTCATGGCactatattttaacattaaataaaatgccCCTCCATCTTTCCTGGTTGGAATTTCTTACTCCTGGTAGGAGGAGAGTTATTTCCTATCTCAGGAATTTGTGTGCTGATGTCTATCACAATGCCAGTGTCAATGAAAACGTATAGATTAGTGATCAATTAGGTAAGAAAATCTTCCTCATTTGCGTCATGGCAACAGGATCCTTTCAGTTGTCTTTACCCAAACCTTTTAGTCATTTTTGGCTACTTTTTTTCTCACCCTTCAAGGAACCCCTCAACAAATCCTGTTGGCTCTACCTTCAAGATGTCTACCAACTTCTCACCCTTTCTTTGCAAGACATCCTCATACCTTGCTTGATAAATTGCAATTGCTCTTACCTGGTGTCCTGCTTCCCTATTAGGAGGAGCAGCCAGGGGGAGCCCGTCCTAGCACAGAAGACAAAGGCAGGGTGCTCACAATGACTGCGAGTTTGGCCACTGCTCCGtcacttcctttctcctctctgtcctctTGTCTGCTCTTTTCCCTCTTGCTTATCCTGCTTCAGCTACTCATGCCTCCCGCCCTGTCTTTGGACGCCAGGAGTGATTCAGGACCTCTgcacttctgtccccacccctcacccctcttGCTCCAGGTAGCCACAGGGCTCCTTCCCTCATTTCCTTTGAGTTCAGGCTCCAGTGTCACCTGTgtgtcatgctctctctaaacATCTTATTTACAAAGAAACCCTGTCCTACCCCAGCGCTCACtatcctttttctctgtttctttttgggCTTCATAGGACTTTTTCACTTGTAATATGCAACATTCACATGACTTATTGCTTTTGCCTGTGAGCTCTGTCTTGATGTTAGGATGCTAGAATCGTGAAGCTGGGCATTTTTGTCAATTTCGTTCATTGCTGCATCTTCAGTGACTGGCACACAGGAGGCTCTCAGTAAACACCGtggcatgggggaagggaagctgTAAAGAAGATACAGAGTCTCTTCGAgacagatcaagctgcaaagacGATCATTACTACCCAGACGGGTGGGTTCAGGATGTGCTTTGCCCAAATCAGGTGGTAAAAATTGGAGAACAATTATGATAAAGTGTGGGTAAGAGCGGAATTGGAAGATGATGCCCCATGAAACCCGGTGTCTCTGAAAGTTGGGGCCTCGGGCACCTTGTTGTCCAGTTGTACCCACACTCCCTTCTTCCAGCCCCGGAGTTTTGACCTAAATCCCTGAATTCAGAGCCCTCATCTTGAATCTCTGACAACCATACATTTTTAACTCTGGTTGCTGCGGAGGCTTTAAGGGGATTCTTTTCAGATGGGTGTATGCCTTCCCTCCTGTATTGATAATTTTGTTAAGATCTCTttataagatgataaatttttgtaacaattaaattatttaatatgaatttgaatacatatttgaatatatacatattgaaGATACTATCTGAGGGGCTGAAACAGTTAAGAGTATCTGCTGAATTTGACTCAAAATAAGGAGGATGATTGGCTAAATTGGATTGGCTGAGTTTATGTTTGATTTGACTCTCTGAAATGCAGAAGAATATATATAGgtttttatttagtaattttctGGAGTTGTTTAAATGCTCATTGGAAGGGCTTGGGAAATCAGGTACATTAAATCTGTGATTGTAGTTTAAAAGGTTGAAGAGCATTTAATTAATCGTGTTTATAAATGGTGTCGAAATGCTTAGGAGAATTTGCttctatggattttgtgtctgCGTGACTTTGAATTGTTTAAGAGAATTTGACTATAAACAGTGCTTAAATTATTTGGGGACATTTAATCTGTTAGATTTTGAGGCTAAGGGAATATTAAGATCAAGTGcgattgttttaaattctaacaaacattaCTAGATCTAAAATTCAATTGATTAAATTTGAAAGTTGCATTTAATGCCCTGAGAAAAACTAAGTTCTGAATTTACAACTTAAAACATTATGATTAATTGATGAATGGCTTTAGATAATCCTTTCCATGCACAGATCTGGACATCAAAAAAAGTCATTGGGGTAACACAACCCATTATGGGAGCTCAAACCCTGGTGGATTTGAATGCATTGAGGCGAGAATCACAAAGGAGCCACAGGACTGGGCACCTTTATTCTCGGAGGAGTCAGGTTAGGAGCACAGAGGAGTTGGGTTGGGAGCATCAGGGAACCCTCCCACGAGATGTCTCCCAGTTCTGCATGTGGTCCCAGCTATTCTACACTTTGTAATAAGCCACTGGGCAAGCACTGGAGAAAGTTATGCACTGATATGCTTGGTGCAGTGGACAACTCTTGTCTGGGCCTTTGGAATTCCCGGGAGGACTGAGATGGTCAAAACAGATGTGCCTTGGAGACAATGAGAAGCTTATAATGATCCTGAGTGGCTGTGGAGAGAGGAAGGCATGTTATGAGGCAGGAAACTTATTTGTTGGACCTCCTCTCTGGACTCCTTTCTAGGTCaggccctcccttctccccagcctcCTTTGAGAGCTGAGTAACCTTTGCTTGAGGTCCCAGCAGGATGAACTGATATCTGAACTTGAATGACCATCTGGACAGTGTTTGGTAGAATCCTCTGTTCACTGGGGAGGGATCATAGCTGGGGGAAAGAGAATACAGAACACAAGCTGGAGAAATTACTTCACAAGAATTAAGTGATAAAGTAGGGAGACCAGAGCAGAGTAGTAAAACCCAATCATTGCCAGTCAAAGTCAGCATGAGGACCTCACAGAAAGGCTTTTTAGATGAACTCAGATGTGCAGAATGTCTTCTATCAGCAGTTCTTGTCCTCAGTGGTGGGTTTCTGGAATCCCACCAGGGAAATTGGGACCCCCAGAGCCTCTAGACCCTGAATACAAACCTTTGGGAGTTTTTACTTTGGTGGAACATTGACACATGGGTGACACAAGGCAATGCTACCCTGATGCCTGTTCCAAGAGCCAACTCTGCTGGGGACACAAGAGGGTTCTTAAAAGTGTTCCTTGAGTGAATCAATTTCACTGAATTTTTGGGTGGATGGAGGTATAGAAAGAACAAGGGAATTATCTTTCagttttagttgttgttttttcgAGTGGCAAATATATTCCAATGGTACAAAATTCAGAAGGGACTACATTGAAAATAAGTCCTCAGCCTGTCTGTTCCCTTCTGATTCCCCAGCcactcagcattctgcctcagAACCTACCAGTTTCTTGTGTATCTTTCCATGGTTAGTCACTGCTTATATAAGCAGTACATGAACCtatattttctcctctcttttaaaagatgCAAATGGTAGCAAACTATACACATTGTTCTGTaccttgtttctattttttatttaacaactTATTTTGGGGTTCTTTCCAGGACAGTAATTAAGGGCTGCCCATCTTTCCCCACCAAAGGCTGCATAGTGTTGCCTTCTGTAACATATTAGCAGTTTCCCACTGAGGGACATTGAAATTGTTGCCACTTTTTTACAATGAGCAACAAAACAGCACCTATCTTCAAGCCATTTAGGGTGAAGGCAATTTGCAATCCAGAACCTGGACACCCTTAATAAAAGATATTTACATGCACCTCTGACAAGGCTTTCATGCTGGACTTTTCACTGTtttgaggggcgggggagggagaagaaacctGGCAGGTTCGCAGAGGGTCTCTGCTTAGCTgtctcttgcttctttctctttttcctctcaacGGATGGGACAGAGGTTTACAAGCTATGCTTACTGATCTTTAGCACCTGGTCATCAGAGTGAGACTTGGCACCGCACCGACAGCTTGGATATCACTGGGTGCTCCTTAGTCATGCAGAATCTGGTTCCACTCCAGACCAGCTAAGGAACTGGATTTGCATTTTAACTAGCCCCACAGCTGACTTTTATTCTTGTT
The genomic region above belongs to Neovison vison isolate M4711 chromosome 7, ASM_NN_V1, whole genome shotgun sequence and contains:
- the LOC122913668 gene encoding olfactory receptor 1009-like, which codes for MTSGQNHTTVTRFILLGLTDQADQKHLLFGVFLLIYTVTLVGNLGMIDLIRTSSALHTPMYFLLSVLSFLDICNSSVFTPRLLTSFLTVDQSISFAGCVVQMAFMILHGTGECLLLAIMAYDRFVAICHPLLYHTIMSKRLCTQLVVGTYAVGVFISALQTGNVFILPYCGPNIIDHFFCDIPPVLQLACSDTTVANIILLFFSALVTVPTVSAILVSYAYILATICRMRSLEAQRKAFSTCASHLTALSLFYGSVFFVYVQPNPESASAYNKTLSVFYTIVIPMLNPLVYSLRNKDVKAAVHIKVLNLSRKGIC